The genomic stretch TGCTCTGAAAAGCAATGACCTGTTGCACAAAGTGGTTAAGATTTGCTAATGCGTCTaacgtgttttatataaattagcattttttatcaggcttATGTTTTGGTTCAGAAACtttactttaatggcaatgaaaaagTTATTAGTCAATAACTTaattgccttattttcacaaatgcaATTTCATTGGCATTTAACAAATTAGACtgtcttttgctgcaaaaccctctaagtgcaagCAAGCTTTTTTGCAAAAACTCAAGACCGAGAAAAAGCTCACATTAGGGGGTGCTGTGATCCATGTGACTGACATATTCGGGTTGTATTCAAGTCCAAGTACTCAAGATTGAATGTGGTCTACGATCTGTTAatttcattatctcattttggaCGGAGGTGGCATTTgacagcttttgcatctgagctacTTTTTTCTTCAAATAACAAACAGCAAAGAAGTCCTATCAACAGTtacaatgaaatataaataatgcaaaataaaataacagtgttgtataaacatttttatatatgtgtgtgtttgtaagtgAAATCTAATTTTCTCCCCCATCTGTGTTCAGGTCTGATGGACGGGAAGCATTGCACACTGCCCCACTTGTCCGGAAAGACGTTTGTGTTTAATGCGGCAGAGGATCGACTGGAGCTGTGCGTGGATGCAGCTGGTCATTTCCCAGTAGGGCCCGATGTGGAGGAACTTGTTCAGGAAGCGCTTTCCCAGCTCCGCACCGATGCAACCTCTCGTAGCCGTGAGggaagccccgcccacagcctgCGATTGGGCGCTGGTGGCGCAGTACGCAGGAAAGAACAGAACATCGCTGCCTTCCAGGGAAAAGGTCACTCACTTGGTTCTGCCCCTCCAGAGCACCGGCCAATCCGTCGACAGCACAGCAGCGGCGTGGATCTCAGCAGCAGCGTTCGAGGGGAGGGGTTAACTTTATCAGGGGAGGAGTTGATTCGCGTGGCCCCAGGCATGCTTACTCTACGCGAGGGCCACGGCGTAGGGCTCGAGCCTGCTGCGATCGAGGCTCAGCGGCAACGTTTGCAAGAGATGGTGTCGAACATACAAGCGTCCATGGACAAACACCTGCGCCAGCAGGCAGCAAGGCATGATGAGAAGGAAGAAGAGACTACTGAGAAGCAAGAAGAGATGGAGAGTCATGGGACAGATCCTCCCAGCACTTTTGAGCCCATGGACCAATCCTGATGCTTCATTACGCACACAGCAGAGCGAGCCTTCTTTAAAGCgtaacaaacacacatgcacacacactgtGATTTAACTAATCAATATTGGTGCCGCATATTTACCGGTACATGCGTCTGTTCAGTGCGAAACGCATTCCTTAAATATTTTCAAGTCTTAAGATGTGAAATTTGGAATTGGTTATTTGCTGATTCGTGTGATGGCTTACATCCACCTTAAATGCATACTTGCCCCAAAGTGCACAACTTAACACTGATTTAACATCACCCCTAAGCTTTGCTAGTATGCACATGTGTAGTACTTAAATAataatcttaaaaaataaaagtgcactTTGACCCTCATGCAGGTTGTTCGGCTCTGAACTAAAAATCTAGTTTAAACTTCAGCCCTGTGTTTACATAAAtaagtgaatgtgtgtgtgattAAAAGTGACCATCTTCATCACAGTTTGTGTCCTTAGCGCAGTTTTTTTTGCCATGAGGAACAAACCTGGTGTCAGACGTCATATCGATTATATAGCCTGCGTTACCCATAATGCACTGTGGTTAAACTCTAAAGAGAACTCACTAAATCTAACAAGCTTTCATGTCctgttaaacacacacacatgcacaagtTCAAACACTTGTCGTAGCAGGTCAACATAACGGGACCATTATTCAACTTTTTGGTCTTGTCTGTGTTGCCTTTTCTGCAGTCGAAGACCTACCAGGGTTAGCAGTCAGGTCGCATTGCCACAAGATAAAAATTCGGTTTTGTTGTGCCCTTTTGCATGTActtatttttttcaacactgTTTGGTACAAGACGATAATTTTTCTTAGCACTAAAATGCAGTGGTTTTGGCTGAAGCCAGACTGAATGTAGCCAAGAGGTTAATGTTTTCAGGATTGTTTAATTTAGCCTGTTTTAATTCAGAGGAATTTAAATGGTTAAAATGGCTTcactaattttatttgaattcaAATAAGACAGAAGGGATGTTaaacaaatcatacaaaataaatgGTATCCTTAATTCATAGAGCTGTAGAGAGTTGATATCTATGCTTCGGTGAGTGGGTAAAGTACCAACCTGTAAATCCTAAATATACATGCAAAGTTGTAGAAATTAAGTTGAAAGCAGATGGAAACGTCACTACGCCACTACGTATCTGTTCAGGCTTTGGTGAGCTGTTGTGTTTACCCTGGTGTTGCCAATAACAGGTGAAGAGACCTGTTGTGAACAGCCTTAACAAGTCCCCTCCCCGGCTCTGATCTGCAGCGTTCCCAGATGGTCAGACCTGAGAAGAAACAATGCCTGACCTCAATCGTAGGTAAAAGGTCTGCTAGTAAAGCATGTTAAACGTGCTTGAAGGCTCCGCAAGCTTTTGCTTTTTAATTGATAGTTTGTTTTAAGTCAGCGATGAAACCAGAGCACTTTTTTTGTGTGGGAGTGTTTATTAGCTCTTAAACATTATTGTTATTGTTGGTGTAAAGAGCAGCACATAAGAGATGTTTTACTGCGTCATGTAACACAGACTCAAGTGCAGATTGGTTCTCTGTGACTGCTGCCCTTATGATATATTGTATTCTGGTGTACAATAGTGGTATATATTGTATTATACTTTCAGCTGTACAGATATCGAatcagttttttgtttgttttcctctgttttttaataaacagtTGGATGAGTCTACGCAGCTGTTGAATCTGCTGTTTGCATGCATGATTACTTTCCAGCCTAATAACAATAAAGTTATTCCATCTGTATGAAATTATTTGGTCATCGTTTCTGACTCGCCCAGCAAACTTACACTCTCTACTCTACAACAGTtgaaataaagtttaaataccaatacattataaaatgtttCCATGTGTTGCAGTATTCTGTAGGATAAACACAATTTGTGCACCATTAACAATTAATttttgtatatatacatatttgagTTTAAGAGATTGCATTTGTAACAAAATATGCAATTTCCCACCATACCTCTTTTAATTGCAACACTTTTTACTCAGATGAAGTGGTTATATTGTGAATATAGGCTACAGAttttatttaacacttttttttttaaatatatatattttgtaatatttaagaaaaaagtagGGTCACCCAAATTCATGTCTGTGGTGTTACAACAATAGACCCTTTAACTGTTTGTACACGATGATGACCTGCCaacgtatgcgcgcgcattttggcaacggaagtatggcaaggatcagcagtgaagcaacacagacagagaagtTCTTTTAAAACCTTGACatatcaactttttcaacacagctaccagatccgtgttaTAAAGtggagctgtaaaagggtctatggATGTCGCCCCTTTAAGAAAATTGGGAAATCTATTGGACTACTTCCTGACTGTGTGTAAAATCACTGCAGGTGCTGGTTGATCTGAGGGGTGCATGGTGAGTGGATTCTTATAATTTTCTGAAAGTTAGCAAAATTTCTGACAATTTCATGTATCACACTTTATTAGTGTATGTGGTGTCGCagattttaaaaattttaatcaaaattttGACAAATACATACTTATTGATATTCTTAATGTCCCTGATCTTGATTCTAGTACGTTAGTAGAAGAATGTTACACAATGAAATcacttataaaaatgtttaatgcgCATGTAtgcctttaattttttataaccTCGCGATCCTCCTCCATTAATGATTTCCTTGTCTTtctatattaaataaaaacgaTAAATTAAACTAGTCAGCCCTCATTCATAAAAGGCGCCGTGTTAAACGATCAGCGCGTGACACCGCACTACCGCGAGATCGATTTGAAAGCCTATGTAGTCCGCTACTCTCAAATCACTCTCGCGCGACTGTGATGTCACAAGCTAGTCGGCCTGTCGAACAAACCTGTTTACCTAattaacaagctgatgagttgaaCCAGGTGTTTTATACATGGAGACttctaaaaaaaatttggaGGGTGGTCGTGAGGACTGGAGTTAAGAAActcttacgaaaattaaccatgttttttgtggtaaaaatgTAGTATGTAACCACATTTTTTTTCTcctgtattgattactattatcaaaactatggttttactacagtaaccatagtTTTTTGGGTTTtatctgtagtaaaaccatagttaattttcgtaagggaaccCTAAAAACCATTTAATAAAAGCAATAACGTTACTTATTTAAGGTTGAAAAACGTAATGGATACAGCAAAGGACTTGCTATACAAACAGtatataaataagaaaaatggtttaaaaactacaatgttttacaaaatacatggcattattgcacatttttacatctacattattaatataattaacaGTTGTCTGTAGTATTATATTTGGACTGTTATATCTATAGTGCTTTTAAAAGGGTGTCTCAATATATTGTCAAATAGCAAATGAAAAACAGATAGCAGATGTGTCACAACAACAGATTTGTCAAAATATGGCAGAACCCAAGGACAATGCTGGATGATATTTAGCTTATATATAACTAAGACACACTTGTTGTGACATTGTGTGGCGGTTTATGACCAGTTCGTCTGTGTGTGGGAGGGGTgttcaataataaataaaaattacaatgttatgaTTATAAactttttactgaaaataactATTACAATATATTTACATATGTACATTTGGGTCAAGTGGATACAATCATAGTGCATTTTCAGTGCCTAAGACCAGGTCAAGTAAAATGAAGTTACTGTACATGTGGACTGAACTGTTTTAAACTGGCTTAATTTCTGTTCTTCTGTGATCGTAAGGTAAAGGAGGAGCTTAGAGGTCTGGGGGTGGAGCTTAAAGCGAATTAAGTTTTGGGGCGGAGTCAGTCTTGATGGAATGCAGGATTGATGGAGCCGATTAGATGTGCTGCCTGTCCTTCACTGCGTCGACGGGGTCGAGTGAGCAGCCGCTGAAGTAATCGAGGTGAACCAGGTACTGCTGATAATGATGCTCGCCTTGGCAGTTTCAAAGAGCGTCTTTTGGAGATACAAATACCAATTTagtaaatacacaaaataaccaaACTGAGTTACAATAAAGACAATACATCACAAACTCTCACTCTGTGCAGCCACGGCGATCACGAGGAGATTCCTGTACGGAGCTCTGCTTAGTCACGATAGGCGGCAATGGTTCTGGTTTCtacacaaacaaaaataacaaattaagcTATATGACCAAACTTGCATGAACACCCCTTTTTAATAAACACCCATTTTTAAAAGATGCATAAAATCCAGCAAACTGCGAGAATGTCACAGAATTTAAAggagacttttttaagatgtctaataaatgtttggtgtccccagagtacgtgtGAGGTTAGGGTAAgggttctagctcaaaataccatatacataatttattatgccatgttaaaattgccattttgtaggtgtgGGCAAAAATGTGCCGATTTGGGTTTGTCCTTTTTAATGCAATTGAGCTGATCTATGAAATGatcactaaatggcagtgtcgtggttggatagtgcagattaaggggccgTACATTTTATGACAGCCCACATATCAAAAAATAGTCTGACTTCCATCGGCCACGTCAGTACCTGACTTTACTAATGCTCATGTCTAAATGTGATCTAATCCCCACAGCCATGGTCCAACATCTACTAAAAAGCTTTCCCAGAAAAGTGCAAGCTTTTGCAGCAGTAACGGACAACTAATTTATTAAATGTTCGCATACGTCAACTTATTTTTGACTTTATGCATTTAATATTCATTTTGTATTTGGATGAGACATgctttgtgtgtatttatatgagTACCTGTGTGAAGCATGCAGTGGGCAGGTATCCCTCCCGTCCATTCTGCAGTCGAACATAACACCATTCAGCATCTTCCTGATATATCAGCATCACGACTTCACCGGCACAGACACACACCTCATCATCATATTCTGCATAGTATCCTGTCAGGACAACCACCTAAagcacacacaagcacacaaaCGTCACCATCATTCatcataaaacaaaaaactattGAATCTGCAAATGATCCTGCAGATCTAATGACTAAAAAGCATGTGTGTGCGATGTACCATTTCTCCTTGGTGCTTGAATATTACTCTTCTCCGACAAACTGAAACCACCGACATACAGTTAGacaacatgcatttttgttcTAATGATCTGTAAATTACATAAACAAGAAAGATCACTAACCTTGAGGAGACATCACAGTGGTGAATACTTCAAATTCTTCATGACTGtgtgtgtagatttgctgcatgtTTTCGGTGATATAATGCCAAGTAAAAACAAGCTCCACTTCTTTACCGGCTGACACTTTACTCTTATAGAATCACTGCTATACCTTTACTTGTCTTTAAATACTCTCGCACACACAGTGTTTTGATTCGATGCTTTTCTGAGAAAGTAAGTCTCTTAAGTCTATTTAAGTCTGCTCTATTTGAGTGTTTACCTGCCGCAGGTCACAGTTCTGATCAGCCAATCACATGCTTCTAAAactttatggggcggtttcccggaccaggattagcttaatccaggactaggccttagtttaataaggaaatataactagttttaacaaacatgacttactaaaaacattacctgtgtgcattttgaggtaaaacaaagggcacttatgtattttaagatatagtgcaagttgttttcagtttggagagctcttaaaagtgtttaagtctaggactagtctaatccctgtccgggaaaccacccctaagcatttcatttatttaaacttttCACACTTATGTCATTACACTTCATACCCAATACCCAGTCTCTTAACAGAACAGGTACTCATGCGTTTCGTGCATACTCTGAATATTTTCATATTATAAAGAGCTCTTCTGCATAATCTGTCAATCAAAAACTTGAGGTTTAGGCTCACATTCTTCTAAAAATaagcataaataaaatgtatgactaaATGGAAAAAGGTTTGATTATCTCGAGTTTCTCAGTTGTCTGCAAGTaacaaacactgtaaaaagtaaaagttggatctacttaaagaaattacttcaattggtaaaaaataagTTATATCAACTTAAATTTGTCACTTAAAGTGTGAAAATAAACTTAAAggtgatttttttattacttcAATTATTAACCCcttaaaaatgtaacattttaaaacataaaatattccCTTAAAGTGGGAAAATTTTAGTTGAATTTTTTTGCTAGTTACTagttgaagtaatttttttttattagtccAACTTTTACTGTTTACAGTGAAGCAGACTGAATTTGCACATAAGgtcaaaatacaaatataatgattaaaaaagtacattgtaaaaaaaattgttgttgcacatttttaagtttaatcaatttgaatttacaattaattttaactttcttgactagtgaggatttgctatagacggtttcagcagtaacaacataaacaagcggctgtcgcggtcggcacttaacttccggtaaactccgctaataataaataacaacaaagtactttaaacgtagtttatttataccaagcaaaaaaacaacaacaaatagattacctaggaaaccaaaacatttgttattttcgacgaggcatttgttcaagagatcagtttagcaactagtcagaccattaaaaaaacgaaaccggaagtaaagttcggatccagacgtgtatcacgtgcgtccgatgaaaccgtctataagtttataaaaattaagttgaattagcatacgttatttcaacttttattttataatttatagcaactcctcactacaagtaaaaaagttgaaatttattgtaaattcaagttgattaaacttaaaaattcaagtgcaacaaggaatgcATACAGTGTACTAACTGAGAAACATTGGTTTAGGTTAAAGGACCCCTAACTTAGTTGTTTAATCCCCacaatgtgtctgtaaagtttcagctcaaaatacaccacagatctttcataATACGGTGATGAACATGgccatttgtggctgcaatgaaaaacatgctgtttttttgtgtgtgtctctttaaatgcaaagaaagcttcTGTTCCCCTCCCTTTATGCAAAGCATGTGCTAGAACGCTTACACTtgtgctttggactacatcaaaacatgtgtcTCTGGCAAAAGGTCAAACTATGCACTCATAAGGTGGAGTCTGTGAGTGGTTATGGTTGGtttaatcaatgtgacatcacattgatatgGAGATCCCCAACAGtctgttttgtgtgactgttgtggattaaaggagattacacaaagaagaatAGATAGATTTGTGTTGTAACACTTGTGTTGTTGACACTGGCGACTCATTTTctgatagaaacacatttaaaattgcattttttaggTTAGGGGGGCTTTAATATAGTAAATA from Paramisgurnus dabryanus chromosome 6, PD_genome_1.1, whole genome shotgun sequence encodes the following:
- the LOC135748455 gene encoding uncharacterized protein, which codes for MQQIYTHSHEEFEVFTTVMSPQVCRRRVIFKHQGEMVVVLTGYYAEYDDEVCVCAGEVVMLIYQEDAEWCYVRLQNGREGYLPTACFTQKPEPLPPIVTKQSSVQESPRDRRGCTERSLKLPRRASLSAVPGSPRLLQRLLTRPRRRSEGQAAHLIGSINPAFHQD